TAAATAACTAGATGATTAACAGAATCTGAGTGATTAATTTGACTCTTAAGCGGATACATGACATACTGTGTGTGAAATAAATTAAATACATAACCGTCACAAAGGGGAGCCTTCAAGCTGAGAATGAGTATAGACTCTAAACCCTCGAACCTGATATTGTTAATTCAATCGTAGGAATTGTGTGAAGTGGTAGCAAGTAAGCACTGCTCTTTTGTTGATTGGTCACGTATGAATCGATAATAGGAGGAGTTTTTTTATGTCGAAAAGGTCAAGAATTATTTTAGAGGGGACGATCGTTGCCGCATTATCAATGTCATTATCGTTTATCCCATTAAATATAGGAACAGGATTTTCCATTTCTTTAGGAATGATTCCCTTAACATTATACGCATTACGTCGTGGAACTATACCGGGAATATATGCTGGGTTAGTTTGGGGCTTACTACATTTTTTAATGGGACAAGTTTATTTTTTAACCGTCTCTCAAGTTATTGTTGAATACATTTTTGCTTTTGCAGCGGCTGGTTTTTCTGGTTTATTCAATAAAAAACTACAAATAACGCTGAAAACTAATCCATCAAATGCTTGGCGTTATGTCGTCTCAGGGACATTTGTCGGTGTGTTAGCACGTTACATTTTTCATTTTATTGCGGGGTTTATCTTTTGGGGTAAATATGCCATTTGGGGACTATCTCCAGTGACGTATTCATTAGTGGCAAATGGGATAAGTGGTTTACTGACTGGTGTTGTGACGATGGTTATTCTACTATTAATCTTGAATAAAAATAAAAGCCTATTTATGATGACAGATAATTAACCTGCTTGAAAAAACACTCTTTAATAAAGGGGTGTTTTATTTTT
This genomic stretch from Vagococcus sp. CY52-2 harbors:
- the thiT gene encoding energy-coupled thiamine transporter ThiT, translated to MSKRSRIILEGTIVAALSMSLSFIPLNIGTGFSISLGMIPLTLYALRRGTIPGIYAGLVWGLLHFLMGQVYFLTVSQVIVEYIFAFAAAGFSGLFNKKLQITLKTNPSNAWRYVVSGTFVGVLARYIFHFIAGFIFWGKYAIWGLSPVTYSLVANGISGLLTGVVTMVILLLILNKNKSLFMMTDN